Below is a genomic region from Desulfobacter sp..
AACCTTGTCAGCCAATCTGTATTTTCCGATTCGATCGTTGTGCAGACTGCCCAGGTAAAGATACCCCTGATGTTCCCGGGCAGACGTGATCTCTTTGAGGTGTTCGCCTGTGGGATCGTGCAGGCATTGGGTGATCTTCCCCTGTTCATCCAATGCCAGAACCAGCCCATAGGGTGTGGGCTTGGGCCACAGGGCTTTGGGCAATTTGGATATAAGGGCTTTTAAAAAAGGAAAGGGATGAGTCTGGTCCACAATTTTATTGCGAACCGTAAAAAGGGCCAGCCAGAATCTTCCCTTATGATTACTGGAAATATTGTCTGGAAATCCCGGCAGATTATCAATAAATATTTCATGGGTACCGGATTTGGGTCCTTTTAACCAATAACGAACAATCCTGTAGCGGTAGGTCTCATTAATCAGAACAAAATCTTCCTGCTCGGACAGGGCCACGCCATTGGCAAAATAAAGGGATTTTAACAAAACCTTTACCCGGCCTGTGGCAGGATCGTAGCTGAGGAACCTGCCGTGGGGTTTTGATTCTAAAAGATCATAAAGATACTCATCCGGTCCAAATTTGGCACTTGCATCCGTAAAATAGATGATCCCGTCACTGCCAATGTCCAAGGCATCGGTAAACTTAAAATCCAGGTCGTCTGCCGATCTTGCCAGAACCGTAATTTTTCCCTGGGGATTAATGGAGAGCAGTCCCTGATAGCCATCGCAGACAATCAGGTTGTCATTTAGATCAAATTTCATACCCAAAGGACGACCTTTGGTATCTGCAAAGGGTTTAAGCCGGCCATCGGGCAGAAGGCAGATAATTTTCCCATCCTGGGTTCCCCCGTAGACACGGCCTTGTCTATCCACGGCCACCTCTTCAGGCCCGTTAATCTCTCCCAAAGCCAAAAGCTGGGCCGTTTGCAAAAGCCCGGCTGACGCCTGCAAACGGGTAAAGTCCCGGGGCTCGGGCGGGAAATACGCTGCCGGATCAATTGGAGCGGGTTGAAGAAAAAAAATAATAATTGCCAAAATGACAAGCGTGGCGGCAAATGCCTTTTTCATGGCTCAAACCTCCTTTGTAAAATCGGGATGGCCTTTTTTCACCTGCTGCCCTTCAATACCATGGCCTATCTTCGGGTTTTGAACCGGGCATCCCCGGCCTCAAGCTGGTCAAGGATACCAATATAGGTCTCATAGCGTTCCCGGGTGATTATTTTGCTCTCAACCCGTTCGAGCACGGCGCAGCCAGGTTCGCTGCGGTGGCGGCAGTCCCCGAAACGGCAGCGGCTTTCCATGGCCTCTTCAAACCCCGGAAAATACCCTGCAAGGTCCTGGGTTGAGATATCCACCAGTCCGAATTCGTTAAACCCAGGGGTGTCCACAAGTTCTCCCCCGCCCGGCAGTGAATGAAGGGTCGAGACCGTGGTGGAGTTGCACCCTCTTTTGCCGGCCTCATAGAGTTGGCCGACCTTGAGATCCAGAGTCGGGCAGATGGCATTGAGCAGGCTGCTTTTGCCCACCCCGGTAATACCCACAAAAAAACTGCGAAACCCCTGTCCCAAAAACAAGGTCAAGGCGTCAAGCCCCTCTCCTGTCTCTGCGCTGACAACAAAAATATCCACAATCCCTGAATAAACAGCCCTAATTTCAGCAACAAAGGATTCAGCCGCTTCAAGATCCTTCTTGTTGATCACCAGCACTGGTAAAAGGTCGGCCTCTCTTGCAGCCACAATGGCCTGGTCAATATATCCGGGGGTCGGCAACGGCAGGGGGGAGACCACCACACCGAGAACGTCCAGGTTGGCCCCGATGGTCCGGACACTGCCCCTGGAATCCCTTCGGCAAAGTGTTGTTTTACGCGGCAGCCGGGTAAGACGCTGGCTATGGACCACCACCGAGTCTCCCACAACATGGCCCTCACGCCGTTTCACCTTGATTTTTTGCCTTTCCCCCGATGCAAACAAGACATCCACGGCAACCCCATGATGGGCAACGATCAGGCCTTTTTGACCCGGAACAGAACCCGGTGGATTTTTTTTCTTAATATTCAACCGTAAATCTCCATTACTCATGTCTGTGGACAATAAAATGCCTTCCTTTGATCTTATTTTTGGAAAGCGATTTTTCAGCCGTATCGGCCATGGTGCGTTCAATGGCAACGTAGGAATAATAATCAAAACAATTGATCTTGCCCACGCTGCCCCCGTCGATTCCCCCATCCTTGGTCAGCGCCCCCAGGATATCTCCAGGCCGAAGCTTGACCTTGCGCCCGCCGTTGATGGAAAAGGTCACCATGGGAATGGCACTCTCCTGATCTGAAGGTTCAAGCATTTGAATATCAGAAACCTCAAAATCAGTACCCATCAGACGGTTGATCTCTTCGAGCCTGAAACGCTCCTGGGGTGCCATCAGGGAAAAAGCCATGCCCTCTTTCCCGGCCCGGCCGGTCCGGCCGATGCGATGGATATACACCTCGGGTTCAAAGGGAAGATCAAAATTAATGACCGCACTAAGCTCCGAAATATCAAGTCCCCTGGCAGCCACGTCCGTGGCCACTAAAATAGGGGTACTGCCATTGGAAAAACGAACCAGTATTTCGGTTCGATCCTTTTGTTCAAGGTCTCCGTGAATGGCCAGAGAGCAAAATCCTTTTGCCTTAAGAAAGGTTGAAAGAGACTTGCACTGCAGTTTGGTATTACAGAAAACCAGTGCCGAAGCCGGCTGATATGCCTCTAAAATCTGGGCTGTAGCCGCGGGCTTCCACTCAGGGCCGGACTCATAAAAATATTGGCGAATAACGTTGTCTTCATGCTCAGTATCCACCTTCACCTGAAGGGCGGTTTTCTGAAACCGTGTACTTAAATCAAGGATCGGCTCTGGAAAAGTCGCTGAAAAAAGGAGGGTCTGACGAGTTTGGGGAACATAGGCCATGATCGCTTCAATGCTGTCGCTAAAGCCGATATCCAGCATTCGATCGGCCTCATCCAGAACAAGGGTTTTGACATGATCAAGATTCATTGTCCCGCGCTTTAAATGCTGTTCAATGCGCCCGGGAGTCCCCACCACAATATGTCCCTGATGCTCCAAAGAGATTTGCTGGGGCAAAAAAGGCACTCCGCCGCAGATGGTTACAATTTTAATATTATGTTTGAACCGGGCGATTCGCCTCAGCTCGCAGCTCACCTGCTCTGCCAATTCCCGGGTGGGACACATCACCAGGGCCTGCACCCTGAAATGCTTGACATTCAGCTTGTGCAGCAGGCCGATGCCAAAGGCTGCGGTCTTCCCGCTCCCTGTCTTGGCCTGGGCCAGCAGGTCCTGCCCTTTTAGCAGATGGGGCAAGCTGTGTTTCTGGACCGGAGTCATCTCCTGATATCCCAGGGTCTTAAGATTTTCGATCATTGGTTTGGTTAATGGTAATACGGTAAAAGCAGTCATGAACCCCTTTTTTTATTGAATACAGGCCCTGCAAGGCCTTTTTGTGTTTTTGTATCACACCCGGCAATCTTGGGTTTAAACTTACAAATATAAAAATGAATCATAGATATACCATATTCAAAGCTTGATTGTTATGTTTTACACGACTATGGTTTACACTGGTATCAAAAAACCCAGACTCAATAAAAGGATAAACAATGAAAAAACTTGGGGTTTCAATCATCAGTTGTTTCATATTTTTTTCCTGTGCAGGGCAACGCCCGGAGAATTTAGGCATCCACCACAACCAGCTGGCCGGCTGCCCGGGCAAACCCAATT
It encodes:
- a CDS encoding strictosidine synthase family protein; the encoded protein is MKKAFAATLVILAIIIFFLQPAPIDPAAYFPPEPRDFTRLQASAGLLQTAQLLALGEINGPEEVAVDRQGRVYGGTQDGKIICLLPDGRLKPFADTKGRPLGMKFDLNDNLIVCDGYQGLLSINPQGKITVLARSADDLDFKFTDALDIGSDGIIYFTDASAKFGPDEYLYDLLESKPHGRFLSYDPATGRVKVLLKSLYFANGVALSEQEDFVLINETYRYRIVRYWLKGPKSGTHEIFIDNLPGFPDNISSNHKGRFWLALFTVRNKIVDQTHPFPFLKALISKLPKALWPKPTPYGLVLALDEQGKITQCLHDPTGEHLKEITSAREHQGYLYLGSLHNDRIGKYRLADKVESKLIRID
- the dbpA gene encoding ATP-dependent RNA helicase DbpA; translation: MTAFTVLPLTKPMIENLKTLGYQEMTPVQKHSLPHLLKGQDLLAQAKTGSGKTAAFGIGLLHKLNVKHFRVQALVMCPTRELAEQVSCELRRIARFKHNIKIVTICGGVPFLPQQISLEHQGHIVVGTPGRIEQHLKRGTMNLDHVKTLVLDEADRMLDIGFSDSIEAIMAYVPQTRQTLLFSATFPEPILDLSTRFQKTALQVKVDTEHEDNVIRQYFYESGPEWKPAATAQILEAYQPASALVFCNTKLQCKSLSTFLKAKGFCSLAIHGDLEQKDRTEILVRFSNGSTPILVATDVAARGLDISELSAVINFDLPFEPEVYIHRIGRTGRAGKEGMAFSLMAPQERFRLEEINRLMGTDFEVSDIQMLEPSDQESAIPMVTFSINGGRKVKLRPGDILGALTKDGGIDGGSVGKINCFDYYSYVAIERTMADTAEKSLSKNKIKGRHFIVHRHE
- the rsgA gene encoding ribosome small subunit-dependent GTPase A; the protein is MSNGDLRLNIKKKNPPGSVPGQKGLIVAHHGVAVDVLFASGERQKIKVKRREGHVVGDSVVVHSQRLTRLPRKTTLCRRDSRGSVRTIGANLDVLGVVVSPLPLPTPGYIDQAIVAAREADLLPVLVINKKDLEAAESFVAEIRAVYSGIVDIFVVSAETGEGLDALTLFLGQGFRSFFVGITGVGKSSLLNAICPTLDLKVGQLYEAGKRGCNSTTVSTLHSLPGGGELVDTPGFNEFGLVDISTQDLAGYFPGFEEAMESRCRFGDCRHRSEPGCAVLERVESKIITRERYETYIGILDQLEAGDARFKTRR